One window of the Archangium primigenium genome contains the following:
- the grxC gene encoding glutaredoxin 3, whose translation MKPVKIYTTTYCGYCVRAKDLLKRKGVSYQEIDVTGDDTAREKLVELSGGQRTVPQIFIGDTHVGGYTDLARLDQEKRLEPMLQG comes from the coding sequence GTGAAACCCGTGAAGATTTACACCACCACCTACTGTGGCTACTGCGTCCGGGCCAAGGATCTGCTCAAGCGCAAGGGCGTGTCGTACCAGGAGATCGACGTGACGGGCGACGACACGGCCCGCGAGAAGCTGGTGGAGCTCAGTGGCGGCCAGCGCACCGTGCCGCAGATCTTCATCGGCGACACCCACGTGGGCGGCTACACGGACCTGGCCCGCCTGGATCAGGAGAAGCGCCTGGAGCCCATGCTCCAGGGCTGA
- a CDS encoding sigma 54-interacting transcriptional regulator: MINDKSEATLTVQVGEGLPTRIQVREWTVEVVSGPDKGKKVTTQDALLRVGSDSASDLVLTDPTVSRRHVELERTSQGVLLRDMGSRNGTFLDGHQVMQVLLQSGDKVLLGKTKLVIKQAARATEVEVSGGADAFGALVGSAEKTRVVFAQLRGIAREDMNLLLEGETGTGKELAARAVHQHSMRRHGPFKVVDCNLITEEKAERELFGGLRAEQDGGAKGVFEAAQGGTLFLDEVGELPLSLQPKLLRVLESREVPSLTGAPISVDVRVIASTHRNLEEDVRQGRFRADLYFRLAVARVRLPPLRTRREDIPVLAQSLLRGIKSSFELTPQTLALFEGYDWPGNVRELRNVLERGALMQETGNASWLDFMAQNKGRAEGQQPTTSVAALVTNMPYHEAKDRVVADFERLYFAEVMRVSNFDMKTAEQHTGLSMQSLYRLLKKNGLRLKDLKNAEGLDK, encoded by the coding sequence ATGATCAACGACAAGTCCGAGGCCACGTTGACCGTGCAGGTCGGGGAAGGCCTTCCGACTCGCATCCAGGTGCGTGAGTGGACGGTGGAAGTGGTGAGCGGGCCCGACAAGGGCAAGAAGGTCACCACCCAGGACGCGCTCTTGCGCGTGGGCTCCGACTCCGCGAGTGACCTGGTGCTCACGGATCCCACCGTGAGCCGCCGCCACGTGGAGCTGGAGCGCACCTCCCAGGGCGTGCTCCTCCGGGACATGGGCAGCCGCAACGGCACCTTCCTGGACGGCCACCAGGTGATGCAGGTGCTCCTGCAGTCCGGCGACAAGGTGCTGCTGGGCAAGACCAAGCTCGTCATCAAGCAGGCCGCGCGCGCCACCGAGGTGGAGGTGTCCGGCGGCGCCGATGCCTTCGGCGCGCTGGTGGGCTCCGCGGAGAAGACGCGGGTCGTGTTCGCGCAGCTGCGGGGCATCGCCCGCGAGGACATGAACCTGCTCCTGGAGGGCGAGACGGGCACCGGCAAGGAGCTGGCCGCGCGCGCCGTGCACCAGCACTCCATGCGCCGCCACGGCCCCTTCAAGGTCGTGGACTGCAACCTCATCACCGAGGAGAAGGCCGAGCGCGAGCTGTTCGGCGGCCTGCGCGCGGAGCAGGACGGCGGGGCCAAGGGCGTCTTCGAGGCGGCCCAGGGCGGCACCCTCTTCCTCGACGAGGTGGGCGAGCTGCCCCTGTCCCTGCAGCCCAAACTGCTTCGGGTGCTCGAGTCGCGCGAGGTGCCCTCGCTCACCGGCGCTCCCATCTCCGTGGACGTGCGGGTCATCGCCTCCACGCACCGGAACCTCGAGGAGGACGTGCGCCAGGGCCGCTTCCGGGCGGACCTCTACTTCCGGCTGGCCGTGGCGCGCGTGCGCCTGCCGCCCCTGCGCACCCGGCGCGAGGACATCCCCGTGCTGGCCCAGTCGCTCCTGCGCGGCATCAAGTCCTCCTTCGAGCTGACCCCCCAGACGCTCGCCCTCTTCGAGGGCTATGACTGGCCGGGCAACGTGCGCGAGCTGCGCAACGTTCTCGAGCGCGGCGCCCTCATGCAGGAGACGGGCAACGCGAGCTGGCTGGACTTCATGGCCCAGAACAAGGGCCGCGCCGAGGGCCAGCAGCCCACCACCAGCGTGGCCGCCCTGGTGACGAACATGCCCTACCACGAGGCCAAGGACCGCGTGGTGGCCGACTTCGAGCGCCTCTACTTCGCCGAGGTCATGCGCGTGTCCAACTTCGACATGAAGACGGCCGAGCAGCACACCGGCCTGTCCATGCAAAGTCTCTACCGTCTGTTGAAGAAGAACGGCCTGCGCTTGAAGGATCTCAAGAACGCCGAGGGACTTGATAAATGA